In Ochotona princeps isolate mOchPri1 chromosome 22, mOchPri1.hap1, whole genome shotgun sequence, the following are encoded in one genomic region:
- the SPAG4 gene encoding sperm-associated antigen 4 protein isoform X2, producing the protein MGRKLSAEACASELQWADSQWRGNQPTEAPVVSEEPLDLLSLDLRREMPPLRVSKSLLSLLFQVLSVLLSLAGDVLVSVYREVCSVRFLLTALSLLGFFLAVLWWGLLYLVPPLENEPKEMLTLSDYHERVRSQGQQLQQLQAELDKLHKEVSSVRSVNSERVAKLVFQRLHEDFVRKPDYALSSVGASIDLEKTSQDYEDTNTAYFWKRFSFWNYARPPTVILEPDVFPGNCWAFEGDQGQVVIRLPGRVQLSDITLQHPPPSVAHTGGANSAPRDFAVFGLQADDETEVFLGKFTFDVKKSEIQTFHLQNNPPAAFPKVKIQILSNWGHPRFTCLYRVRAHGVRTSGGPGDSATGVPGGPH; encoded by the exons ATGGGAAGAAAGCTCTCGGCCGAAGCCTGCGCCTCGGAGCTACAATGGGCAGACAGCCAGTGGCGCGGCAACC AACCGACCGAGGCTCCCGTAGTGTCTGAAGAGCCGCTCGACCTTCTCTCTCTGGATCTGAGGCGGGAGATGCCTCCCCTGCGTGTGTCCAAGAGCTTGCTGA GCCTGCTCTTCCAGGTGCTGAGCGTGCTGCTGTCCCTGGCAGGAGACGTGCTGGTCAGTGTGTACAG GGAAGTCTGTTCCGTCCGGTTCCTGCTCACCGCTCTGTCGCTGCTGGGTTTCTTTCTGGCAG TACTGTGGTGGGGACTCCTGTACCTAGTCCCGCCTTTGGAGAAC GAACCTAAGGAGATGCTGACTCTAAG TGATTACCATGAGCGTGTGCGCTCCCAGGGGCAGCAGTTGCAGCAGCTCCAAGCCGAACTAGACAAACTCCACAAGGAGGTGTCCAGTGTTCGCTCTGTCAACAGCGAG AGAGTGGCCAAGCTGGTGTTCCAGAGGCTCCACGAGGATTTTGTGCGGAAGCCAGACTATGCGCTAAGCTCAGTGG GAGCCTCGATCGACCTGGAGAAGACCTCCCAAGACTATGAGGACACCAACACTGCCTACTTCTGGAAGCGCTTTAGCTTTTGGAACTATGCACGGCCACCCACTGTTATCCTAGag CCAGATGTGTTCCCTGGGAATTGCTGGGCCTTCGAGGGTGACCAGGGCCAGGTGGTGATCCGGCTACCAGGTCGCGTGCAGCTGAGCGACATCACCTTGCAGCATCCACCACCCAGCGTGGCGCACACTGGGGGAGCCAACAGCGCCCCCCGAGACTTTGCAGTCTTT GGCCTTCAGGCTGATGATGAGACTGAAGTTTTCTTGGGGAAATTCACTTTTGATGTGAAGAAATCGGAGATTCAGACGTTCCACTTgcag AACAACCCCCCAGCTGCCTTTCCCAAGGTGAAGATCCAGATTCTCAGCAACTGGGGACACCCACGTTTCACATGCTTGTATCGAGTCCGTGCCCATGGTGTGCGAACCTCAGGGGGGCCAGGGGACAGTGCCACAGGGGTCCCTGGGGGGCCCCATTAA
- the SPAG4 gene encoding sperm-associated antigen 4 protein isoform X1, producing the protein MRRSPRPGSAASPHKHKPNFYSDNSNSSESVTSGISRGHRSAGSGPGELEGRRAQGSSCGEPALSAGVPGRTTWEESSRPKPAPRSYNGQTASGAATVRGGASEPTEAPVVSEEPLDLLSLDLRREMPPLRVSKSLLSLLFQVLSVLLSLAGDVLVSVYREVCSVRFLLTALSLLGFFLAVLWWGLLYLVPPLENEPKEMLTLSDYHERVRSQGQQLQQLQAELDKLHKEVSSVRSVNSERVAKLVFQRLHEDFVRKPDYALSSVGASIDLEKTSQDYEDTNTAYFWKRFSFWNYARPPTVILEPDVFPGNCWAFEGDQGQVVIRLPGRVQLSDITLQHPPPSVAHTGGANSAPRDFAVFGLQADDETEVFLGKFTFDVKKSEIQTFHLQNNPPAAFPKVKIQILSNWGHPRFTCLYRVRAHGVRTSGGPGDSATGVPGGPH; encoded by the exons ATGCGGCGGAGCCCCCGCCCGGGCTCGGCCGCGTCTCCACACAAACACAAGCCCAACTTCTACAGCGACAACAGTAATAGCTCTGAGAGCGTCACCTCAGGGATCAGCCGCGGGCACCGGTCAGCTGGGTCGGGGCCTGGGGAGCTCGAGGGCAGAAGAGCCCAGGGCTCGAGCTGTGGTGAGCCCGCCTTGAGCGCAGGAGTGCCCGGAAGAACCACATGGGAAGAAAGCTCTCGGCCGAAGCCTGCGCCTCGGAGCTACAATGGGCAGACAGCCAGTGGCGCGGCAACCGtgaggggcggggcctcgg AACCGACCGAGGCTCCCGTAGTGTCTGAAGAGCCGCTCGACCTTCTCTCTCTGGATCTGAGGCGGGAGATGCCTCCCCTGCGTGTGTCCAAGAGCTTGCTGA GCCTGCTCTTCCAGGTGCTGAGCGTGCTGCTGTCCCTGGCAGGAGACGTGCTGGTCAGTGTGTACAG GGAAGTCTGTTCCGTCCGGTTCCTGCTCACCGCTCTGTCGCTGCTGGGTTTCTTTCTGGCAG TACTGTGGTGGGGACTCCTGTACCTAGTCCCGCCTTTGGAGAAC GAACCTAAGGAGATGCTGACTCTAAG TGATTACCATGAGCGTGTGCGCTCCCAGGGGCAGCAGTTGCAGCAGCTCCAAGCCGAACTAGACAAACTCCACAAGGAGGTGTCCAGTGTTCGCTCTGTCAACAGCGAG AGAGTGGCCAAGCTGGTGTTCCAGAGGCTCCACGAGGATTTTGTGCGGAAGCCAGACTATGCGCTAAGCTCAGTGG GAGCCTCGATCGACCTGGAGAAGACCTCCCAAGACTATGAGGACACCAACACTGCCTACTTCTGGAAGCGCTTTAGCTTTTGGAACTATGCACGGCCACCCACTGTTATCCTAGag CCAGATGTGTTCCCTGGGAATTGCTGGGCCTTCGAGGGTGACCAGGGCCAGGTGGTGATCCGGCTACCAGGTCGCGTGCAGCTGAGCGACATCACCTTGCAGCATCCACCACCCAGCGTGGCGCACACTGGGGGAGCCAACAGCGCCCCCCGAGACTTTGCAGTCTTT GGCCTTCAGGCTGATGATGAGACTGAAGTTTTCTTGGGGAAATTCACTTTTGATGTGAAGAAATCGGAGATTCAGACGTTCCACTTgcag AACAACCCCCCAGCTGCCTTTCCCAAGGTGAAGATCCAGATTCTCAGCAACTGGGGACACCCACGTTTCACATGCTTGTATCGAGTCCGTGCCCATGGTGTGCGAACCTCAGGGGGGCCAGGGGACAGTGCCACAGGGGTCCCTGGGGGGCCCCATTAA